CTCCCACTCCACGCCGGGAAGCGAAAGGATGGAGTGGATCAGATCGCGATCGCGATCGTGGTGCAACCCGAGTCGCGCCATGCCGGTGTCCACCTTGAGATGGGCTTTCAGCGCTTCCCCGCCATTGGAGCCATGGCTGGAGAGGCATCGGGCCGCATCGAGGTCGCACACCGTGGCGACCAACCCCAACCGCGTGTAATCGGCGAGGTCGTCCGGATGGAAGGGCTCCAGCACATGGATCACACCCTCGATGCCCGAACGCCGCAGATGGGCACCTTCGTGGAGCCGCGCCACACCGACGCGGTCGGCACCGGCAGCGAGAACGGTCTTGGCGGTTTCCACCGCGCCGTGACCGTAGCCATCCGCCTTGACCAGGACCAGAATCTGTCGACTCCCCACCCGCTGGCGGATCAGGCGGAGGTTGCGGGTCAATGCCCCCCGATCCACCTCCACCCAGCTTCCCGAAGCGCTCACGTCTCGGCCTCGTCTTCACCCGCAGGCGCGACCAGCTTGGCCTTGAAGCGCCGAGAGATGCGAGCCTCGTTGGCGATCACCATCGCCCTCAGACGTTCCTCGCTGCGGGAAACCTGGCGGAAGACCATCAGGTAGAAGCTCGCCGAAACGACCAGCGCCCCCAAAATGATCCAGGCCACGGGATGCTCCTCAGGCGAAGAGGAGTTCGGCGATCTGCACGGCGTTCAACGCCGCACCCTTGCGGATCTGGTCGCCGACCACCCAGAAGTCCAGCGTGCAGGCTTGGCTCCTGTCCTTGCGCATGCGACCCACCAGCACGGGATCCGTGCCGGAGGCGTCCAAAGGCATGGGCCAGCGGTTCTGGGAAACGTCTTCCAGGATCCGCACGCCAGGGGCCTTCGCCAGCACCGCCATGGCCTCCTCCACGGAGACCTCGCGCTCGAACTCCACGTTCAAGGCTTCCGAGTGGGCGCGCAGCACCGGCACGCGCACGCAGGTCGCGTGCACCTTGACGGAATTCGTCTCGAAGATCTTGGCGGTTTCCTTCACCATCTTGAGCTCCTCCTCGTTGTAGCCGAGGTCGGGAAGCCAAGGGGCGTTGTGGGGAAACACGTTGAAGGCGTAGGGATGCGGAATCACGGTGGGATGGAACTCGCGTCCCTCCAAAACCGCGGCCGTCTCCAGCTTGAGCTCTTCCATGGCGCGCGCACCGGCACCGGAAGCCGCCTGGTAGGTGGCCGCATGCACGCGCTTGACGCCGAACGCCTTGTGCAACGGATACACCGGCAAGGCCATGATGATGGTGCTGCAGTTGGGGTTGGCGATGATGCCCTTGTGGTCCTTGATCCGCTCGCCGTTGATCTCCGGGATCACGAGGGGAACCCCCTCGGTCATGCGGAACTTGGAGGTGTTGTCCACCACCACGGCCCCGGCCTTCACGGCGCTGGGCGCGAACTCGGCGGAAATGGAACCACCGGCGGAAGCCAGGACGAGATCGATTCCTTCGAAGGAACCGTGGGTGAGCTCCTCCACCTTGATCTTCTGACCCTGGAACTCCAGAGTGGTTCCGGCCGAGCGTTTGCTGGCCAGAAGCCGGAGCTCCCCGATGGGGAACTTCCGCTCGTCTAAGATGGAAAGCAGTTCAGCGCCCACCGCCCCGGTGGCGCCCATGATGGCGACTCTTACGGACATAGTCTGTTAAAGATAGCTGGAATCGGTCTGTTCAGGTACTTTGGTCGTTCCAATGAGCCAACTCCGACTCGATCCTCTGCATGGCGGCACGGGCGCCGAGCACATGCGCACCGACACCGACCTGCTCCAGGACATGGAACAAGCGCTCCGAACCGGCGAATCCAGCGACGCGGCCGTTCCGATCCTGCGCCTTTACACTTGGGACCACCCCACCGTGAGTCTGGGCAAGAACCAGACCCCGGAAATCGCCCTCGCCCCCAAATGGCCAGCCTGGAGCCGAAACCCTGCATCCGATCCGTTGGGACCACAGGAGGTGGTGCACCGGCCCACCGGTGGCCGTGCGGTATGGCACCAGGATGAGCTCACCTACAGCGTGGTGTTTCCCATCGACCACTCCCTGTTCCGGGGTGGGGCGCGATCACCCGAAGAAGTGTTCGGCATTTGGTTGCTGGAAGCGGGTCAAGCTGCAGGAATCGAGGACTTGACCCTGGAGCGCGGTGGCGCGTCTCGCGACCCGCTAGGACTCGGCCCGGCCCCATGCTTTGCCTCCACCTCGCGGCATGAACTCAAATGGCATGGCCTCAAGTGGGTGGGGTCGGCCCGAAAGCTCGGCCAGAAGGCGCTTCTCCAGCACGGTTCCATCCGGCTGGGCCCTGGCGGCGACCTGCTGGAAACGTGGCTGACAGAAACCGCCCCGCCCACGGATTTGCGTCCCTGGCACCTTCTCCCCACTGCAGATGTCCTTGCCCAGCAGCTCACGTTGGGGCTGCTGAGGATTCTCGACCAAGCCTAGCCGGGCAAGAAACCATGTATGCCGGGCGATTTGCCCGATTCAGCTTCGCTTTGCGTCAAACTTATGTGACATTCCCCCATGTTCACAAAGTTGGCACACCTCTCGCTTTATTCCTGATCACGAAAGGTTGGGCGCGGTTTCCGCACTCTACCACTTCGAATTCAAACCAACAACTTTCTGAAGAAAGATCATTCCATGAAGAAGCTCGCCCTCCTCGCCGCCGTGTCCTTCCTGTTCGTCGCTTGCAACAGCGAAGCCCCCAAGCCCGAAGTCAAGAACGACACCACCGTTGTCGCCAAGCCCGACACCACCGTGAAGCTCGACACCGCCAAGAAGGACACCGTCAAGAAGGACACCGTCAAGGCCGACACCGCCAAGAAGGACACCGCCAAGAAGGCCGAGAAGAAGCCTGCCGCCAAGGCCACCGCCACCAAGGCCAAGTAATTCGCCCCTCTCCTCGCGGAGAGGTCGAACTGCTCGCCCCGGCTCTCCGAGTCGGGGTTTTCTTTTTCTTGGAAAAGCCCTAAAGTCCACCTCTCCCGCTGCCGATGACCGGAATGCCGGTCCTGTGGCCGGTTTTGGAAAGGGTGGACATGATGAGGATCCAAGAATCCCAGATTGCGAGCACTGCAAGCCGGACCAACCAAGCTCGTCTACGCTCTTCCCTGGAACAATTGTCCACCGGCCTGCGGATCAATCGCGCTTCCGACGATGCGGCTGGACTTGCCCTGTCCGAGGGACTCCGCCAGCAGATCCGCGGCAGCCAGATGGCGGACGCGAACACGTCCAATGGCCTTGCCATGCTGCAGATCGCAGACTCCGGCAGCCAACAAATGACCGATGCGTTGGGAAGAATGCGCGAGTTGGCCATCCAGGCATCCAACGGCACCTACAACGCCAGTGATCGCAAAGCCATGAACGCGGAGTACCAGGCATTGGCAAGCGAGGTGGGCGCCATCGCAGAGTCCACCTCGTACAACGGCATTCCCCTGCTCAACGGGAAGTCCGTGCAATTCCAGGTAGGGTCGTCGGCCAGCGCGGCGGACAAATTGTCGTTCGGCGGAGCGAGCATGCCGTCACTCTCCACGCTGGGCGGACTGACCAACCAGTCCTCCGCCCAACAAGCCACCTCCGCCATCGACGATTATCTCAAGTCGGTCAACCAGGTGCGCTCCACGATCGGTTCGACGATGAATCGTTTGTCGGTCGCGTCCTCCAATCTGAGCAGTTTCACGACCAGCGCCACGGACGCGGAGAGTCGAATCCGCGACACCGATTACGCGCAGCAAGCCATGGAGCTGGCGCGAGGGATGATCCTCAACAAATCTTCCATGGCGATGATCGCCCAAGCCAACCAAGTCCCGCGTGGAGTGCTGAATCTGCTCGGATGATTTTTGGCGCTGAAGGGCACTGGACAGATCCCGCTCCGACCCGAGCGGGATCTTTTTTGTCTTGTCGAAGAAATCGCTAAAGTCCCTCCAATACCATGTCGATGACTGGATTGCCGGGTTTGTGCCCGGACCTCCAGTAAGGGTGGAGGAATCCGTTTGAACGCTGACAAGGATGTGAGCGTGCAGACCGTTTCAGGTTCTCTGACACGGCGGTGAACAGCCATGCGCATTTTCACGAATGTCAATTCGATCGGCATCCAAAACAGCCTGGACCGTACGACGACGAACACGCGCAAATCCTTGGAGCGTCTCTCCACGGGATTGCGCATCAACCGTTCTTCCGACGATGCGGCGGGCCTACCCGTCTCGGAGGGATTGCGGTCGCAGATCCGCGGAAGCCAGATGGCCCAACGGAACACCAACGACGGCCTGGCCATGCTGCAGATCGCCGACTCCGGAACCCAGCAGATCACGGACAACCTCCAAAGGATGCGGGAACTGGCTGTCCAGGCCGCCAACGGGGCGTACACCAACACCGATCGCGGTTTCCTGCAGCAGGAATACTCGGCGTTGGCCTCGGAGGTCAACCGGATCGCCACCGCGACCACCTACAATGGCGTCCAGCTTTTGTCTTCCACCACGGCGCTGTCCTTCCGGGTGAGTTCCGCGGCTTCCGGAACCGGCGCCACGATCACCTTCACCCCGAGCAACCTCGCCACGGGACTTTCCTTCGGTGGTGTTTCCACCCAGACGACCGCGACATCGGCCGTGACCAGCGTGGATACGGTGA
This DNA window, taken from Fibrobacterota bacterium, encodes the following:
- a CDS encoding aspartate-semialdehyde dehydrogenase yields the protein MSVRVAIMGATGAVGAELLSILDERKFPIGELRLLASKRSAGTTLEFQGQKIKVEELTHGSFEGIDLVLASAGGSISAEFAPSAVKAGAVVVDNTSKFRMTEGVPLVIPEINGERIKDHKGIIANPNCSTIIMALPVYPLHKAFGVKRVHAATYQAASGAGARAMEELKLETAAVLEGREFHPTVIPHPYAFNVFPHNAPWLPDLGYNEEELKMVKETAKIFETNSVKVHATCVRVPVLRAHSEALNVEFEREVSVEEAMAVLAKAPGVRILEDVSQNRWPMPLDASGTDPVLVGRMRKDRSQACTLDFWVVGDQIRKGAALNAVQIAELLFA
- a CDS encoding lipoate--protein ligase family protein; protein product: MSQLRLDPLHGGTGAEHMRTDTDLLQDMEQALRTGESSDAAVPILRLYTWDHPTVSLGKNQTPEIALAPKWPAWSRNPASDPLGPQEVVHRPTGGRAVWHQDELTYSVVFPIDHSLFRGGARSPEEVFGIWLLEAGQAAGIEDLTLERGGASRDPLGLGPAPCFASTSRHELKWHGLKWVGSARKLGQKALLQHGSIRLGPGGDLLETWLTETAPPTDLRPWHLLPTADVLAQQLTLGLLRILDQA
- a CDS encoding flagellin FliC; this encodes MMRIQESQIASTASRTNQARLRSSLEQLSTGLRINRASDDAAGLALSEGLRQQIRGSQMADANTSNGLAMLQIADSGSQQMTDALGRMRELAIQASNGTYNASDRKAMNAEYQALASEVGAIAESTSYNGIPLLNGKSVQFQVGSSASAADKLSFGGASMPSLSTLGGLTNQSSAQQATSAIDDYLKSVNQVRSTIGSTMNRLSVASSNLSSFTTSATDAESRIRDTDYAQQAMELARGMILNKSSMAMIAQANQVPRGVLNLLG
- a CDS encoding flagellin, whose translation is MRIFTNVNSIGIQNSLDRTTTNTRKSLERLSTGLRINRSSDDAAGLPVSEGLRSQIRGSQMAQRNTNDGLAMLQIADSGTQQITDNLQRMRELAVQAANGAYTNTDRGFLQQEYSALASEVNRIATATTYNGVQLLSSTTALSFRVSSAASGTGATITFTPSNLATGLSFGGVSTQTTATSAVTSVDTVINTVLGLRSKIGATMNRLESTVSNLGDMVTNLLDADSRIRDTDFAYESMQFSRNQILTKSGESMLAQSNMLPSAILKLMG